In a genomic window of Corynebacterium choanae:
- a CDS encoding inorganic diphosphatase, which translates to MSVEVTIEIPAGSRNKYEVDHETGKVKLDRYLFTPMAYPTDYGFIDHTLGEDGDPLDALVILPEPVFPGCLVDARVLGVFNMTDEAGGDDKLICVLDDVRYDHMQTIDDVPQHLRDEIEHFFVHYKDLEKGKEVSGTGWGDKAAAEQILAEAKDRYQG; encoded by the coding sequence ATGAGCGTTGAAGTTACTATCGAAATCCCGGCCGGTTCCCGGAACAAGTATGAGGTTGACCACGAGACCGGCAAGGTGAAGCTTGACCGTTATCTGTTTACCCCGATGGCTTATCCGACCGACTATGGGTTTATCGACCACACCCTCGGCGAAGACGGCGATCCGCTGGATGCACTTGTCATCCTTCCGGAGCCGGTATTTCCCGGCTGCCTGGTGGATGCCCGCGTGCTTGGGGTGTTCAACATGACCGATGAGGCCGGCGGCGACGACAAGCTGATCTGCGTGCTTGATGATGTCCGCTACGACCACATGCAGACCATCGACGATGTGCCGCAGCATCTGCGCGACGAAATTGAGCATTTCTTCGTCCACTACAAGGATCTCGAGAAGGGCAAGGAAGTCTCTGGCACCGGCTGGGGCGACAAGGCCGCCGCGGAACAGATCCTTG
- a CDS encoding CPBP family intramembrane glutamic endopeptidase, whose protein sequence is MRRDYGRILRLIAIYYLLAATGFGIAHYGFGINYTDQAMMLAGIPMMGVLAGVVWWNLRTLHPQWNTWRQFTWRWDYTPIAAVPILTLLGVVSTYVEAAIAGTFSWVLPAATVVAACIGFAEEGMFRRLILDMPAARSSLGGMILAFATSVISFALLHMMNVFAGLSISDAWNQTLYTVRFGVVAALIYLVTRNFVAVAVWHMGIDYSLFVSQVGVFRADAILGLGVDWICKITTILCLCYALVGLYRWWKAGHRGAPQLNPWATHTL, encoded by the coding sequence ATGCGTCGCGACTATGGCCGGATCCTTCGACTCATCGCAATCTACTATTTGCTGGCGGCAACCGGATTCGGCATCGCCCACTACGGATTCGGGATCAACTACACCGACCAAGCCATGATGCTTGCCGGTATCCCCATGATGGGCGTCCTCGCCGGTGTGGTGTGGTGGAACCTGCGAACACTGCACCCGCAATGGAATACCTGGCGTCAATTCACCTGGCGCTGGGACTATACCCCGATAGCGGCCGTACCAATCCTCACCCTGCTCGGGGTGGTGTCCACCTATGTGGAGGCCGCGATCGCCGGCACCTTCAGCTGGGTACTCCCCGCAGCAACCGTAGTCGCCGCCTGCATCGGATTTGCAGAAGAAGGCATGTTCCGCAGACTCATCCTCGATATGCCTGCAGCTCGCAGCAGCCTCGGCGGGATGATCCTTGCATTTGCTACCTCGGTGATCAGTTTCGCACTGTTGCACATGATGAACGTATTCGCGGGACTGTCTATCAGCGATGCCTGGAATCAGACGCTCTACACGGTGCGCTTCGGCGTGGTTGCGGCACTCATCTATCTGGTGACCCGCAACTTTGTGGCCGTCGCCGTCTGGCATATGGGCATTGACTACAGTCTTTTTGTGAGCCAAGTCGGTGTGTTTCGCGCTGATGCAATCCTTGGCCTGGGGGTGGACTGGATCTGTAAAATCACCACCATCTTGTGCCTGTGCTACGCGCTCGTCGGCCTCTATCGGTGGTGGAAAGCAGGCCACCGGGGTGCACCCCAACTCAACCCGTGGGCGACACACACGCTATAG
- a CDS encoding alpha-amylase family glycosyl hydrolase: MNTQSQQPGKQPTTTQQQPSPSQTGARPLVQEQLAATDHLQPAAPKGDASQTPVVEGMGAIPLPDGGYAFRVWAPNATCVSVVGDFNNWNDTAHPLHSEGAGNFYGVVPEAATGDEYQFAIVNGDATFFRIDPRALKVTNSVGNGVLYNHADFDWEGDNFVCPGLHELVIYETHIGSFVDNGLDKPANIDDLAAKLDYLVNLGVNAIELMPLMEFAGDYSWGYNPANIFAVESSYGGPDALKHFIKHAHARGLAVIIDVVYNHFGPSDLSLWQFDGWSENDKGGIYFYQDWRSSTPWGDTRPDYGRREVRDFIADNARMWLSDYHADGLRLDMTPYMRKVDGFSGDIPDGWSMMSEIGWLVRENFPGKIVIAEDLHNDPAVTSAEAYGGNMHAQWDSQFVHPIREAITTSDDHARSVEAVSNAVTHQYHHSFDRVIYTESHDEVANGSARVTTEVDSANPDGWDAQKRATLGAALVLTSPGVPMLFQGQEFLEDEWFRDTVPLDWEQAWKFRDITRMFRNMISLRRNLDGTTPGLTGPVTRVLFSDAAAQVLVYSRETLDGNATVVAVNFARDPREVTVTMPYDATWKVRLNTDASTYSTVFGGHETFGFTGRTGQLSIGPFTATVLSAG, encoded by the coding sequence ATGAATACGCAATCCCAACAACCCGGCAAACAGCCAACCACAACACAACAGCAACCCTCCCCTTCACAAACCGGGGCACGTCCCTTAGTGCAGGAACAGCTCGCAGCCACTGATCATCTGCAGCCGGCCGCACCGAAGGGGGATGCTTCCCAAACCCCGGTCGTGGAAGGCATGGGTGCAATTCCGCTGCCCGATGGTGGCTACGCCTTCCGGGTGTGGGCACCCAATGCGACATGTGTCAGTGTGGTTGGTGATTTCAACAATTGGAATGACACTGCCCATCCGCTGCACAGCGAAGGTGCCGGCAACTTCTACGGGGTGGTGCCGGAGGCTGCCACCGGTGACGAATACCAATTCGCCATCGTCAACGGTGATGCCACCTTTTTTCGCATCGACCCGCGGGCATTGAAAGTCACCAATTCGGTGGGCAACGGTGTGCTGTACAACCATGCCGATTTTGACTGGGAAGGCGACAATTTTGTCTGCCCTGGTCTGCACGAGCTGGTGATCTATGAAACCCACATTGGGTCGTTTGTCGACAATGGTCTCGACAAGCCAGCCAATATTGACGATTTGGCCGCCAAGCTGGACTATTTGGTGAACCTTGGGGTAAACGCCATCGAACTGATGCCGCTGATGGAGTTTGCCGGCGATTATTCGTGGGGCTACAACCCGGCAAATATTTTCGCCGTCGAGTCTTCCTACGGCGGACCAGATGCCCTGAAACACTTCATCAAACATGCCCACGCCCGTGGCCTGGCAGTGATAATCGACGTGGTGTACAACCATTTTGGTCCATCGGATCTATCGCTGTGGCAGTTTGACGGGTGGAGCGAAAACGACAAGGGCGGCATCTACTTCTATCAAGATTGGCGCTCCTCTACCCCATGGGGTGATACCCGACCGGACTATGGGCGCAGAGAAGTCCGCGATTTTATCGCCGACAATGCGCGCATGTGGCTTTCGGATTATCACGCCGACGGGCTGCGGCTCGACATGACCCCATATATGCGCAAAGTGGACGGGTTCAGCGGGGATATTCCTGACGGCTGGTCGATGATGAGTGAAATTGGCTGGCTCGTGCGGGAAAACTTCCCAGGCAAGATTGTCATCGCGGAAGATTTGCACAATGATCCAGCAGTCACCTCCGCGGAGGCATATGGCGGCAACATGCACGCCCAATGGGATTCGCAATTTGTCCATCCCATCCGGGAAGCGATCACCACCAGCGATGATCATGCCCGGTCGGTAGAGGCGGTGAGCAACGCGGTCACCCACCAATATCATCACAGTTTTGATCGGGTGATCTACACCGAATCCCATGATGAGGTGGCCAACGGCTCGGCCCGGGTAACTACGGAAGTCGATAGTGCCAACCCGGATGGATGGGATGCACAGAAACGGGCTACGTTAGGGGCGGCATTGGTGTTGACCAGCCCCGGTGTGCCGATGCTATTCCAAGGCCAAGAGTTTTTAGAAGATGAATGGTTCCGGGACACGGTGCCACTTGATTGGGAGCAGGCCTGGAAGTTTCGGGATATCACCCGAATGTTTAGGAACATGATTAGTCTGCGGCGGAATCTGGACGGTACCACCCCCGGGCTGACCGGCCCGGTGACCCGTGTTCTCTTCAGCGATGCAGCCGCCCAAGTGCTGGTGTATAGCCGGGAAACGCTGGACGGCAATGCGACGGTGGTGGCAGTGAATTTTGCCCGCGATCCTCGCGAAGTAACAGTCACCATGCCTTATGACGCGACCTGGAAGGTGCGGTTAAACACTGATGCATCCACCTATTCCACCGTGTTTGGTGGGCATGAAACCTTTGGGTTTACTGGCCGCACCGGGCAGCTGTCGATAGGGCCGTTCACTGCCACGGTGCTCAGCGCCGGATAG